The Fodinicurvata sp. EGI_FJ10296 genome includes a region encoding these proteins:
- a CDS encoding pentapeptide repeat-containing protein codes for MGQRHTLAVFAGVLILGAGFAADVNAACSDPAEPGVNWRRCYQDSRDLSGVDLTGAELRDATFQRSTLTDAVLDDADAYRAKFISADMAGASLRGARLTSTDFTRSDLTGADFSNADLRNARLINTTLVGANFTGAQVGSTDFRNADLSGAIWIDGERVCAEGSTGQCH; via the coding sequence ATGGGGCAGCGACATACACTTGCCGTGTTCGCCGGCGTGCTGATTCTGGGGGCGGGCTTTGCCGCGGACGTCAATGCGGCATGTTCCGATCCGGCCGAACCCGGCGTAAACTGGCGGCGGTGCTATCAGGACAGCCGCGACTTGAGCGGTGTGGATCTGACTGGCGCGGAACTCCGCGATGCCACCTTCCAGCGCAGCACGCTGACCGATGCCGTCCTTGACGACGCCGATGCCTATCGGGCGAAATTCATCAGTGCCGACATGGCCGGTGCTTCCCTGCGCGGCGCCCGATTGACCTCGACCGATTTCACCCGCTCCGACCTGACCGGCGCCGATTTTTCGAATGCCGACCTTCGCAACGCCCGGCTGATCAATACCACCCTGGTGGGGGCCAACTTCACCGGCGCCCAGGTCGGTTCCACCGACTTCCGCAATGCTGACCTCAGCGGGGCTATCTGGATCGATGGCGAACGCGTGTGCGCCGAAGGCTCGACCGGGCAATGCCATTGA
- a CDS encoding GNAT family N-acetyltransferase codes for MPDSTATIRPATPADIPEILRMIRDLARFEKAEDEVRVTADDLMRDGWGPSPRFEVLMADADGEAGGAVGFCLFFHNYSTWEGRAGLYVEDLYVDPDARKGGYGQALLAAVARLAIERDCRRVDLSALDWNPARRFYDRLGFAEKTEWVGYRLTGEALRRLADGAPQASIA; via the coding sequence ATGCCCGATAGCACCGCCACCATCCGCCCGGCCACGCCCGCCGACATCCCGGAAATCCTGCGCATGATCCGCGATCTGGCGCGGTTCGAAAAGGCCGAGGACGAGGTCAGGGTGACGGCCGACGACCTGATGCGCGACGGCTGGGGCCCATCGCCGCGCTTCGAGGTGCTGATGGCCGACGCAGATGGGGAAGCGGGAGGCGCCGTCGGGTTCTGCCTGTTCTTCCACAACTATTCGACCTGGGAGGGCCGCGCCGGTCTCTATGTCGAGGACCTGTACGTCGACCCCGACGCCCGCAAAGGCGGTTACGGACAGGCGCTGCTGGCCGCCGTCGCCCGGCTGGCGATCGAGCGCGACTGCCGCCGCGTCGACCTCAGCGCGCTCGACTGGAACCCCGCCCGCCGATTCTACGACCGGCTGGGGTTCGCGGAAAAGACCGAATGGGTCGGCTATCGCCTGACCGGCGAAGCCCTGCGCCGACTGGCCGATGGCGCACCGCAGGCCTCGATTGCGTGA
- a CDS encoding ureidoglycolate lyase: MRRLTLEPLTADAFAPFGDVIEVSGEFGRHYFSDALGNARPAVPPSLSVTTKAPSALPLTLTAMERHEYSSQTFVPMDVARWMVVVAPHGADGGPDIDGMRGFLARGDQGVTFGVDVWHAPNAVLDRPSRMAIFMWAAGDDGDEEFRDLPEPVMLVANGG; the protein is encoded by the coding sequence ATGCGCCGATTGACGCTTGAACCGCTGACCGCCGACGCCTTTGCGCCATTCGGCGATGTGATCGAGGTGTCCGGCGAATTTGGACGACACTATTTCTCCGATGCCCTGGGCAACGCCCGGCCCGCCGTGCCACCATCGCTGTCGGTGACGACAAAGGCCCCGAGTGCGTTGCCGCTGACCTTGACCGCGATGGAGCGCCACGAATATTCGTCGCAGACCTTCGTGCCGATGGACGTTGCGCGCTGGATGGTCGTGGTCGCGCCCCATGGCGCGGACGGCGGACCTGACATCGACGGTATGCGGGGTTTTCTGGCGCGCGGCGACCAGGGTGTCACCTTCGGTGTCGATGTCTGGCACGCCCCGAACGCGGTTCTCGACCGCCCGAGCCGCATGGCAATCTTCATGTGGGCGGCGGGCGATGACGGCGACGAGGAATTCCGCGACCTGCCCGAACCGGTGATGCTCGTCGCCAACGGCGGCTGA
- a CDS encoding allantoinase PuuE — protein MARGGDRDFVGYGANPPNPNWPNPNGSGSNGARLALNFVINFEEGSEPSIGDGESATETGLTESGIADFAPGQRDLGGESMFEYGSRVGFWRLFRLFQERGLPVTIFACALAIERNPAAAQAIRDANWDICCHGWRWIEHWKLSPETEREHIRKAVASLERTLGKRPEGWYCRYAPSENTRRLLVEEGGFLYDSDAYNDELPYWTKVDGKDHLIVPYTLTNNDLKFAKGNFATGEDFFSFCKDAFDVLYHEGAMHPKMMSVGLHMRLVGHPARAAALARFLDYVGGFPDVWICGRADIARHWRDHHPAPTPAGAS, from the coding sequence ATGGCGAGAGGTGGAGACCGCGATTTCGTTGGCTATGGCGCCAACCCGCCAAACCCGAACTGGCCGAATCCGAACGGGTCGGGCTCGAACGGGGCCCGGCTGGCGCTCAATTTCGTCATCAATTTCGAGGAAGGCTCGGAGCCCTCGATCGGTGACGGCGAAAGCGCAACCGAAACCGGCCTGACCGAATCGGGAATCGCCGACTTCGCCCCCGGACAGCGCGATCTCGGCGGCGAAAGCATGTTCGAATACGGAAGCCGTGTCGGGTTTTGGCGGCTCTTCCGCCTGTTTCAGGAGCGCGGCCTGCCGGTGACGATCTTCGCCTGCGCCTTGGCGATCGAGCGCAATCCGGCGGCGGCACAGGCCATTCGCGATGCGAATTGGGACATCTGCTGTCATGGCTGGCGCTGGATCGAGCATTGGAAACTCAGCCCCGAAACCGAGCGGGAGCATATCCGCAAAGCCGTCGCCTCGCTGGAGCGGACGCTGGGGAAGCGGCCCGAGGGCTGGTATTGCCGCTATGCGCCGAGCGAAAATACCCGGCGTCTGCTGGTCGAGGAAGGCGGCTTCCTCTACGACTCCGATGCCTACAATGACGAACTGCCGTACTGGACTAAAGTCGACGGCAAGGATCATCTCATCGTCCCCTACACACTGACGAACAATGACCTGAAATTCGCCAAGGGGAATTTTGCGACGGGCGAGGACTTCTTCAGCTTCTGCAAGGACGCATTCGACGTCCTCTACCACGAAGGCGCCATGCACCCGAAAATGATGTCCGTCGGCCTGCACATGCGGCTGGTTGGCCATCCGGCGCGCGCTGCGGCGCTGGCGCGGTTTCTGGATTATGTCGGCGGGTTCCCCGATGTGTGGATCTGCGGCCGCGCCGATATCGCCCGGCACTGGCGGGACCACCACCCGGCCCCTACGCCGGCCGGGGCGTCATAG